Below is a window of Metamycoplasma cloacale DNA.
TTTTTCATAAATTCAGGCGCTTTATTTAACATATTGATATCGTTAAATCATTTAGCTCTTTGTTTTCTTAAATCAATATCAAAGATAACAAATCCGTAATTATCATTATTCTTTTTGCTATGTAATTTAATAAATGAAATAACAATTGTAATAATTACTACTACAAAAATTATTAAAAATAAAGTGCATAAAGTAATTGAAAGTGAATTATGCATTGCTATCCTCGATTAATTTTTTGATAGCGGGATGGTACTTATCAAATGTTTTAACCTTTTTGGTATCTCCGAATTTAACATGAATGATATTATCAACAACCTCTAGAACTTCACCTCTACCATAGGTTTTATGGGTAATGAAATCACCCGGAATTAAATTTACATTTTCGTTAATGTTTTTAGAGATAGAAAAACTACTTGCCGTTTCAATTGAATTGGTTTTCTTAATACCAGCTTCGCTTAAAAATCTACTTCTAATTGTTCCGCCCTTACCAATTGCAAATGATAAGAACAATTTAGTTTTTGCTCTTGTAAATGCTACATAAGCAAGTCTTCTTTCTTCTTCAAGTCCCTCTTGGTTTTCTTGCTTAATATTTTTATTATTTGCTAGGAAAGAAAAATCGATTTTGGGTGAAATGCTAATTGCTCTGCGTAGTGGGAAAATATTTTCAGCTAGTCCCGCTACGAAAACGTAATCAAATTCTAATCCCTTTGCATTATGCACTGTCATTAGTGAAACATAGCTAGCTGCGTCATCATCAACATCTCTATCTAAAATTAATGTTATTTCTTGTAGGTATTCGTCAATTGTTCCATTTGGTTTTTTAGTTTGCCAGTTTTCAATCGCTTTAATTAATGAAGAGAAGTTATTCATTTTTTCTTCATATTCTTCTTCATTTTTCTTAAATTCTTCAAAGTATTGAATTTTATTAATCATTAATTCTTTTAAGGTTAAATGAATTTTATTTGTATGGATAGCTTTTCTTGCTCAACGAATGTTATTAACTAATGAAGCAATATTTTTTAAAGTTTCAAGTGGCAGATTCAATTCTTGTTTAATTTCATTTAAACGATTTTCTAGGCAAGAGAATAAATCGACGTTGTTTGCTCTGGCGAATTTCAATAATTTTTCAATTGTTGCATCACCAATTCTTCTAGAAGGTTTGTTAATAATTTTCATTAAAGAAATTTCACTACCATCATATATAACCCTTAGATAAGCTAGTGCCACTTTAATCTCTTCACGTTGATAGAACTTAATTGAACCGAATAATTTATAAATAGTATTTTCGCTAATTAAAGCTTCTTCAATTGCTCTTGAATAACTATTAATTCTAAATAAGATAGCAATATTTTTTAATTGAACTCTATTTCTTTTTAAATCGGATATTTGGTTAGCAATCCATCTAGCTTCTGCCTCTTCTGAATGACCGCAGAAGAATTCAATGTTTTCACCATTTTCATTAATAGTAAATAATTCTTTTTGCAATCTTAGTTTATTGTGTTTAATTAATTTATTAGCAACGTTTAATATATTACCAGTTGAACGATAGTTTTGTTCCAGTTTAATGGTTTTAACATTTTCAAAATCTTTGTCAAAATTTAAAATTAAATTAATGTCGGCATTTCTCCATGAATAGATTGTTTGATCTGGGTCTCCAACGATCGTTAAATTTTTAGAATAAGCTAATTTTTTAACAATATCGTATTGAAGTTTACTTGTATCTTGAAATTCATCTACCAATACATATTTAAATCTGTTTTCTCATTTTTTAGAAATACCTTCGTATTTTGGATCGTAGAATAAACGATATACAAATACAAGTAAGTCATCAAAATCTAATGAGTGTGCTATATCAAGGTGTCTTTGATAAGCTTGGTAGATTTTCGCTCTAACATCATTTTTATAGTCTTCATCATTAAGTAGATCTTCGGGACTTTTGGAGTCATTTTTTTGGTTTTGAATAAATGAGAGAATAGAACCATAGGTGTAGATAGTTGCTGATATATCTAGTTCGTTATAAACTAGTTTTAAAACTTCTTTTTGGTCTGATTCATCTAGGATTTGGAAGTCGTTTGGATAATTCATGTTGTGAATTTCTTTACGTAAAATTCTTGCACATAGAGAATGGAAGGTATATATATTGATTTCGCCAATTTCTGTATTGCCAAGCAATCCAATTACACGTTCTTTCATTTCATTTGCAGCTTTGTTTGAGAAAGTAACCGCCAGAATATCACGACTTGAAATGTTTTCTTCTTGAATTAAATATGCAATTTTGTGTGTTAAAACACGGGTCTTACCACTTCCTGCGCCCGCAACAATTCTTAAAGGACCATCTGTGTGTAATATTGCTGCTCTTTGCTGAGTATTTAAAGTTTCCAAATCTAATTTATTCATAAAACCTCCGAAAAACACAAAAATTTAATGCATAGCATTAATACATTAAAATTATACTTTAATATAGGCATAGTTTCAATATTTCAACTTAAAACAAAATAAAAACCAGCCCAAATTGACTAGTTTTTGAATGTTAAAGTTGGTAAAACGCGTTTTTTTGGTTTAATAATTCTTTCTATAATTTCTTCTTCTTCAATTTCTTCATATTTGTTAATTCAAACCGTTTCTGTTGAGGAGAATTTATCATTTAGTCCAACTCTGTTTGATCTTGCGTTTGACATTATTAAAAATAATTGAGTAAAACTTGCAATTCCAATTAATGCAATTGGGATCATTAAGAACCCAAATTGAACAGTTGTTAATTGGTCTTTAGTCATGCCTTTTGTAGATGCTTTAATAAAAGTTTCGGGCGAAATTAATATTGCAAACAAGGCAAAAATAATCATTCAAACAAAGGAGAATAAACGTTGACGATTGAATACTGCTTTAGAAAATTTTTCAGTTTTATCTGTTGAAATGATTT
It encodes the following:
- a CDS encoding ATP-dependent helicase — encoded protein: MNKLDLETLNTQQRAAILHTDGPLRIVAGAGSGKTRVLTHKIAYLIQEENISSRDILAVTFSNKAANEMKERVIGLLGNTEIGEINIYTFHSLCARILRKEIHNMNYPNDFQILDESDQKEVLKLVYNELDISATIYTYGSILSFIQNQKNDSKSPEDLLNDEDYKNDVRAKIYQAYQRHLDIAHSLDFDDLLVFVYRLFYDPKYEGISKKWENRFKYVLVDEFQDTSKLQYDIVKKLAYSKNLTIVGDPDQTIYSWRNADINLILNFDKDFENVKTIKLEQNYRSTGNILNVANKLIKHNKLRLQKELFTINENGENIEFFCGHSEEAEARWIANQISDLKRNRVQLKNIAILFRINSYSRAIEEALISENTIYKLFGSIKFYQREEIKVALAYLRVIYDGSEISLMKIINKPSRRIGDATIEKLLKFARANNVDLFSCLENRLNEIKQELNLPLETLKNIASLVNNIRWARKAIHTNKIHLTLKELMINKIQYFEEFKKNEEEYEEKMNNFSSLIKAIENWQTKKPNGTIDEYLQEITLILDRDVDDDAASYVSLMTVHNAKGLEFDYVFVAGLAENIFPLRRAISISPKIDFSFLANNKNIKQENQEGLEEERRLAYVAFTRAKTKLFLSFAIGKGGTIRSRFLSEAGIKKTNSIETASSFSISKNINENVNLIPGDFITHKTYGRGEVLEVVDNIIHVKFGDTKKVKTFDKYHPAIKKLIEDSNA
- a CDS encoding RDD family protein translates to MVKQINKKANFWIRLLATLIDVIIFLIFSVISSFATFDYQNAKLIHNALYYFWLINLILFLLIYFILIPIFAKGKTLGMTICRIKIISTDKTEKFSKAVFNRQRLFSFVWMIIFALFAILISPETFIKASTKGMTKDQLTTVQFGFLMIPIALIGIASFTQLFLIMSNARSNRVGLNDKFSSTETVWINKYEEIEEEEIIERIIKPKKRVLPTLTFKN